From Caldicellulosiruptor hydrothermalis 108, a single genomic window includes:
- the rpiB gene encoding ribose 5-phosphate isomerase B yields MKIAIGSDHAGFPLKEAVKKHLEKKGVEYKDFGTYSQESCDYPDIAKDVALAVKSGEFTFGILICGTGIGISIAANKVRGIRAALCHDTFSAKAARAHNNANILAMGARVIGEGLACEIIDAFLASNFEGGRHQRRVDKIHLIEDEQR; encoded by the coding sequence GTGAAGATTGCAATAGGTTCTGACCATGCAGGATTTCCTTTGAAAGAGGCGGTCAAGAAACATCTTGAGAAAAAGGGGGTTGAGTACAAGGACTTTGGGACGTACTCTCAAGAGTCTTGCGACTACCCGGACATTGCAAAAGATGTGGCGCTGGCAGTAAAAAGCGGAGAGTTTACATTTGGCATACTCATCTGCGGGACAGGCATTGGAATCTCTATTGCTGCGAACAAAGTAAGGGGAATTAGAGCTGCGCTTTGTCATGACACATTTTCTGCCAAGGCTGCACGGGCTCACAACAACGCTAACATCCTTGCAATGGGTGCACGGGTTATTGGTGAAGGACTTGCATGTGAGATTATAGATGCCTTTTTGGCATCAAACTTTGAAGGTGGAAGGCATCAGAGAAGAGTTGATAAGATACATCTGATAGAAGATGAGCAGAGATAG
- the upp gene encoding uracil phosphoribosyltransferase: MVEYKKNVYVFDHPLIQHKLTLIRDKNTGVKEFRELVEEIAMLMAYEVTRNLPLKEVEIETPVGVAKCKVISGRKLAIVPILRAGLGMVDGLLKLIPAAKVGHIGLYRDPETLKPVEYYCKLPQDVHERDIIVLDPMLATGGSASAAFDYIKRYNPQSLKLMCLIAAPEGIERLTQDHPDVEIYCAAVDEKLNDHGYIVPGLGDAGDRLFGTK, encoded by the coding sequence ATGGTAGAGTACAAGAAAAATGTATACGTATTTGATCATCCTTTAATTCAGCACAAGCTGACCTTAATTCGTGACAAAAACACAGGAGTAAAAGAATTCAGAGAACTTGTTGAAGAGATAGCGATGCTCATGGCATATGAGGTTACAAGAAATCTGCCTTTAAAAGAGGTTGAAATTGAAACACCTGTTGGAGTTGCAAAGTGCAAAGTAATCTCTGGGAGAAAACTTGCAATTGTGCCTATTCTGCGTGCCGGGCTTGGCATGGTAGATGGACTTTTAAAGTTAATTCCTGCTGCAAAGGTGGGGCATATTGGCCTTTACAGAGACCCTGAGACTTTAAAGCCTGTTGAGTATTACTGCAAACTTCCACAGGATGTCCACGAAAGAGACATAATTGTGCTTGACCCGATGCTTGCAACAGGTGGGTCTGCCTCTGCTGCATTTGACTATATAAAAAGATACAATCCTCAGAGCTTGAAACTCATGTGCCTCATTGCAGCACCAGAAGGGATTGAAAGGTTAACTCAGGATCATCCGGACGTTGAGATTTACTGTGCAGCAGTGGATGAGAAGCTAAATGACCACGGCTATATTGTTCCCGGGCTTGGTGATGCCGGTGACAGACTGTTTGGTACAAAGTAG
- a CDS encoding MBL fold metallo-hydrolase, whose translation MSDEMLFCPLYSGSSGNSILISYKDTSIIVDAGVSFKKLAQALEKIGFNKKIDAILLSHDHSDHVKCAGIYFRKLNVPIITNYKTWESIKSSLGKVDESYVKLIETGTSFSVGSIGIDTFSIPHDASDPMGFCFYVKDKKVSICTDVGHVSDSVAAMIDFSDIILLESNHDVEMLMFGPYPYHLKQRIKGDKGHLSNEQAAKMILKLNLARTKRIYLGHLSEENNHPDVALLTVSSILKQHGVFESYNFSLEIANRYSPSLCSLL comes from the coding sequence ATGTCAGATGAAATGCTTTTCTGCCCGCTGTACAGTGGAAGCAGCGGAAATAGCATTTTAATTTCATACAAAGATACCTCGATCATAGTTGATGCTGGTGTGAGCTTTAAAAAACTTGCACAGGCGCTAGAAAAAATTGGGTTTAACAAAAAGATTGATGCAATTTTACTTTCTCATGACCACTCTGACCATGTTAAATGTGCAGGCATTTACTTTAGAAAGCTCAATGTTCCCATTATAACAAATTACAAAACATGGGAAAGTATAAAAAGCTCTCTTGGCAAAGTAGACGAAAGCTATGTAAAATTAATTGAGACAGGGACAAGCTTTTCGGTGGGAAGCATTGGAATTGATACATTTTCAATACCTCACGATGCATCTGACCCGATGGGGTTTTGCTTTTATGTCAAAGACAAAAAAGTTTCAATTTGCACAGATGTTGGACATGTAAGTGACAGCGTTGCAGCAATGATAGATTTTTCAGATATTATTTTGCTTGAGTCAAACCACGACGTTGAGATGCTGATGTTCGGACCTTACCCATATCACCTTAAACAGAGAATAAAAGGTGACAAAGGCCATCTTTCAAATGAGCAGGCAGCCAAGATGATATTGAAATTAAATCTTGCTCGAACAAAAAGAATTTATTTAGGACATCTTAGCGAAGAAAATAATCACCCGGATGTTGCGCTTTTGACGGTAAGTTCAATTTTAAAGCAGCATGGTGTATTTGAAAGTTATAATTTTTCTCTTGAAATTGCAAACAGGTACAGTCCATCACTTTGCTCTTTACTATAA
- the glmU gene encoding bifunctional UDP-N-acetylglucosamine diphosphorylase/glucosamine-1-phosphate N-acetyltransferase GlmU produces the protein MKRQTFIVLAAGEGKRMKSKYSKVVQKIMGKPMILYLIDEIEKNFEDSQIIVVVGNKKEDVYRVLEGRNVKFAHQEKQLGTAHAVMCTMDMVSKEAEDVFVLYADAPFIKADTLKRISEKRKKEGASLCLLTAVFENPYGYGRIISDENGNVLKIVEEKDATDEQRRIKEINPGFYCFERNALASVLTKIDNNNSQQEYYLTDSIEILNREGKKVVKIACDDNFEVMGINSRYELFLAEQELKIRINKKHLAEGVQMIDMYSVYIHPDVQIGKDTVIYPGTFILGNTTIGEECIIGPNSYIVNSKIGNKCHVWFSVIEESEIKDNVKVGPYAHLRPNSILEEGVKIGNFVEVKNSKVGRNTKSAHLTYIGDADIGENVNLGCGTIFVNYDGYKKHRTVVEDNAFIGCNSNLVAPVKIGKNAYVAAGSTITDDVPADALAIAREKQTIKEGWVLRRKKMYENTDEK, from the coding sequence ATGAAAAGGCAAACGTTTATTGTACTTGCTGCTGGTGAAGGCAAGAGAATGAAATCAAAGTATTCCAAGGTTGTACAAAAGATAATGGGGAAGCCAATGATACTTTATCTAATTGACGAGATTGAGAAAAACTTTGAAGATAGCCAGATAATAGTTGTTGTAGGTAATAAAAAAGAGGATGTCTACAGAGTTTTAGAAGGTAGGAATGTGAAATTTGCTCATCAAGAAAAACAGCTTGGAACTGCCCACGCAGTGATGTGTACAATGGACATGGTATCAAAAGAAGCAGAAGATGTGTTTGTGCTTTACGCAGATGCACCTTTTATTAAAGCTGATACACTAAAAAGAATTTCTGAAAAAAGAAAAAAGGAAGGAGCATCGCTCTGTCTTTTAACAGCCGTCTTTGAAAATCCGTATGGGTATGGGAGAATAATTTCTGATGAGAATGGTAATGTTTTAAAGATTGTTGAGGAAAAAGATGCAACAGATGAGCAAAGGCGAATAAAAGAAATAAATCCAGGATTTTATTGCTTTGAAAGAAATGCACTTGCAAGTGTTTTAACAAAGATAGACAATAACAACAGCCAGCAAGAGTATTATCTTACAGACAGTATAGAGATACTGAATAGAGAAGGCAAGAAGGTGGTAAAAATTGCATGTGATGATAATTTTGAGGTCATGGGCATTAACTCAAGGTATGAATTATTTTTGGCTGAGCAGGAGCTTAAAATAAGAATAAATAAAAAGCACCTTGCAGAAGGTGTTCAAATGATAGATATGTATTCTGTCTATATTCATCCAGATGTGCAGATAGGCAAAGACACAGTGATATATCCCGGCACATTCATACTTGGCAACACTACAATAGGGGAAGAGTGCATAATTGGCCCAAACTCATACATTGTAAATTCAAAAATAGGTAACAAGTGCCATGTGTGGTTTTCGGTGATTGAGGAGTCTGAGATAAAAGACAATGTAAAGGTTGGACCTTATGCGCACTTGCGTCCAAACAGCATCTTGGAAGAAGGAGTCAAGATTGGCAACTTTGTTGAGGTGAAAAACTCAAAGGTGGGCAGAAACACAAAGTCAGCTCATCTTACATACATTGGAGATGCTGACATAGGCGAAAATGTGAATTTGGGCTGCGGGACCATATTTGTAAACTACGATGGGTATAAAAAGCACAGAACGGTTGTTGAAGATAATGCGTTTATTGGCTGCAACTCAAACCTTGTTGCACCGGTTAAAATAGGGAAGAATGCCTATGTTGCGGCAGGTTCTACAATCACAGATGATGTTCCTGCAGATGCTCTTGCGATTGCCCGTGAAAAGCAGACTATAAAAGAAGGCTGGGTGCTCAGACGCAAGAAGATGTATGAAAACACAGATGAAAAATAA
- a CDS encoding YlmC/YmxH family sporulation protein, whose translation MYKSSDLREKDVINISDGKKLGKVCDLEVDVKTGKVDAIVVPAPFSVGNIFSKEKDYVIPWDKIKKIGEDVILVEI comes from the coding sequence ATGTATAAGTCTTCAGATTTGAGAGAAAAGGATGTAATAAACATCTCTGATGGTAAAAAGCTTGGCAAGGTTTGTGATTTAGAGGTTGATGTCAAAACTGGAAAAGTAGATGCAATAGTTGTCCCGGCACCATTTTCTGTGGGCAACATCTTCTCAAAAGAAAAAGATTATGTGATTCCATGGGATAAGATAAAAAAGATTGGTGAAGATGTTATTTTGGTTGAGATATAG
- a CDS encoding UDP-N-acetylglucosamine 1-carboxyvinyltransferase, whose amino-acid sequence MKEAYEKLVIEGGYPLEGEVVINGAKNAAVAVIPAALMADGESVIENLPLIEDVFAMDDILLKLGAKIEYDNHSLKIDARNLHSYIAPYESVKKIRASYYLIGALLTRFGRAEVAMPGGCNFGSRPIDQHIKGFRALGADVRIENGMIKAYADRLVGTKIYLDVVSVGATINLMLAAVKAKGITIIENAAKEPHVVDTANFLNSMGAKIKGAGTDVIRIEGVDKLYPTKYAIIPDQIEAGTYMIAACATKGHVIVKNVIPKHLESLTAKLVEMGAEVITYEDSIEVICKSRLRSSSIKTMPYPGFPTDLQPQMTVLLSLCSGTSVVTEGVWENRYQYVDELKKMGANIKVEGRVAVVEGVESLQGAEVVAVDLRAGAALIVAGLAAKGKSVIYNAKNVDRGYENIDSKLSKLGAKVSRR is encoded by the coding sequence TTGAAAGAAGCTTATGAAAAACTTGTGATAGAAGGTGGCTACCCGTTAGAAGGTGAGGTTGTAATAAACGGTGCAAAGAATGCTGCAGTTGCTGTAATTCCCGCAGCTTTAATGGCTGACGGGGAAAGCGTTATAGAAAACCTTCCTTTAATTGAAGATGTGTTTGCAATGGATGACATTTTGCTCAAGCTTGGAGCAAAGATAGAATATGACAATCATTCTCTTAAAATAGATGCGAGGAACTTGCACAGTTACATAGCACCATATGAAAGTGTCAAGAAGATAAGAGCTTCATATTACCTCATTGGAGCACTTCTTACCCGGTTTGGCAGGGCGGAGGTTGCCATGCCAGGGGGGTGTAATTTTGGTTCAAGACCAATTGACCAGCACATAAAAGGTTTTAGGGCGCTTGGCGCAGATGTTAGAATAGAAAATGGTATGATAAAGGCATATGCAGACAGGCTTGTTGGCACAAAGATATATTTGGATGTTGTGTCTGTTGGTGCAACAATCAATCTTATGCTTGCCGCTGTCAAGGCAAAAGGCATAACAATAATAGAAAATGCAGCAAAAGAACCGCACGTTGTTGACACTGCAAATTTTCTAAACAGCATGGGCGCCAAAATCAAAGGTGCGGGTACTGACGTTATCAGGATTGAAGGAGTCGATAAGCTTTATCCAACAAAGTATGCTATCATTCCTGACCAGATAGAAGCAGGGACATATATGATTGCTGCATGCGCAACAAAAGGACATGTAATTGTAAAAAATGTAATTCCTAAGCATTTAGAGTCGCTGACAGCAAAGCTTGTTGAGATGGGTGCAGAGGTTATAACTTATGAAGACAGCATCGAGGTCATTTGCAAAAGTAGGCTTAGAAGTTCAAGCATAAAGACAATGCCATACCCAGGTTTTCCCACAGACCTTCAGCCTCAGATGACAGTGCTGTTGAGTCTTTGTAGCGGTACAAGCGTTGTGACAGAGGGTGTGTGGGAAAATAGATACCAGTATGTTGATGAGCTCAAAAAAATGGGGGCAAACATTAAGGTTGAGGGAAGAGTTGCTGTTGTTGAAGGTGTTGAGAGCCTTCAGGGGGCTGAGGTTGTGGCTGTTGACCTTCGGGCAGGTGCTGCTTTAATTGTTGCAGGGCTTGCAGCTAAAGGAAAAAGTGTGATTTACAATGCCAAAAATGTTGATAGAGGTTATGAAAACATAGATTCAAAGCTTTCAAAGCTTGGTGCAAAGGTTTCAAGAAGATAA
- a CDS encoding deoxycytidylate deaminase, translated as MRPTWDEYFMQIVDIVKERSTCLRRKVGALIVKDKRILATGYNGAPTGLPHCEEVGCLREKLNVPSGQRHELCRGLHAEQNAIIQAAKMGVVIDGSVIYTTTYPCVICAKMIVNAGIKKVIYKGSYPDEMSQQIFKEAGIEVVKFEENGEGDLK; from the coding sequence ATGAGACCTACATGGGATGAATATTTTATGCAGATTGTGGATATAGTAAAAGAGCGCTCCACTTGCCTCAGAAGGAAGGTTGGAGCTTTGATTGTAAAAGACAAAAGGATTCTTGCAACAGGGTACAATGGAGCACCGACAGGCCTTCCTCACTGTGAAGAGGTTGGGTGCTTGAGAGAAAAGCTTAATGTCCCTTCAGGGCAGAGACATGAGCTTTGCAGAGGACTTCATGCAGAACAAAACGCCATAATCCAGGCGGCAAAAATGGGTGTTGTAATAGACGGAAGTGTAATTTACACAACAACATATCCTTGTGTGATATGTGCAAAGATGATAGTAAACGCAGGGATAAAGAAGGTCATATACAAAGGTTCGTATCCAGATGAGATGAGCCAGCAGATATTTAAAGAAGCAGGAATAGAAGTTGTAAAGTTTGAAGAAAATGGTGAAGGTGATTTGAAATGA
- a CDS encoding ribose-phosphate diphosphokinase, translating to MITHGKEIKIFTGNSNKELAEEIASHLGKKLGDAEIGRFSDGEISVRINETVRGADVFVVQSTCHPVNENLMELLIMIDAFKRASAGRITAVIPYYGYARQDRKARARDPITAKLVANLITSAGADRVLTMDLHAPQIQGFFDIPLDHLIGVPILAKYFMENVNLENAVVVSPDLGSVTRARNFATKLDLPLAIVDKRRPKANVAEIMNIIGDVKDKTCLMVDDMIDTAGTIVAAAQALMDYGAKEVYACCTHPVLSGPAVERIQQSPIKELVVLNTIPLPPEKRIDKIKVLSVASLFAEAITRIYEDVAISTLFDEYISTKGNR from the coding sequence GTGATAACACATGGTAAAGAGATAAAAATATTTACTGGTAATTCAAACAAGGAGCTTGCAGAAGAGATAGCCAGTCACCTGGGCAAGAAACTTGGTGATGCAGAGATTGGCAGGTTTTCAGACGGGGAGATATCAGTTAGAATAAACGAAACTGTGCGCGGTGCAGATGTTTTTGTAGTCCAGTCAACCTGTCATCCTGTAAATGAAAATCTGATGGAACTATTAATCATGATTGACGCTTTCAAAAGAGCTTCGGCAGGAAGAATTACAGCTGTGATACCATACTATGGATATGCAAGACAGGACAGAAAAGCACGAGCACGCGACCCAATCACAGCAAAGCTTGTTGCAAATTTGATAACATCTGCAGGGGCAGATAGGGTCCTGACAATGGACCTTCATGCACCTCAAATTCAAGGGTTTTTTGATATACCACTTGACCATCTAATTGGTGTTCCAATTTTAGCAAAATATTTTATGGAAAATGTGAACTTAGAGAATGCTGTTGTTGTATCACCAGACCTTGGAAGTGTGACACGTGCACGCAACTTTGCAACAAAGCTTGACCTGCCGCTTGCCATAGTTGACAAAAGAAGACCCAAAGCAAATGTTGCCGAGATTATGAACATAATTGGTGATGTGAAAGACAAGACATGTTTGATGGTTGATGACATGATAGATACAGCAGGTACTATTGTTGCTGCAGCTCAGGCTCTTATGGATTACGGTGCAAAAGAAGTTTACGCGTGCTGTACGCACCCGGTTTTATCCGGACCTGCTGTTGAGAGAATACAACAGTCGCCTATTAAAGAGCTTGTTGTGCTCAACACCATTCCTCTTCCGCCTGAAAAGAGGATTGATAAGATAAAGGTGTTGTCTGTTGCAAGCCTTTTTGCTGAAGCAATAACAAGAATATACGAGGATGTGGCTATTTCCACATTGTTTGATGAATATATAAGCACAAAAGGAAACAGATAA
- a CDS encoding carbon-nitrogen hydrolase family protein yields the protein MKIGVVQMKISDKIENNLLKIANFLEQAKVEEVDLVCFPEMALTGYNIQLLKSIDLNDVILPALDKISQLASKYSVCCIIGHPYREGEELKNRASVIFPDGRCEKYDKLHPTELEKKIFSEGKGTLVFEYKHKRFGIAICRDQNFYNIFKEYKDRGCDGVFILAAHYYSPKEARWKIDKNRSIPITRAVENGYYVFLANATGAHLNMISLGHSLIVDGSGCIVCEADEAGEYLLTAEI from the coding sequence ATGAAAATCGGAGTTGTTCAAATGAAGATCTCAGATAAGATTGAAAATAATCTTCTCAAAATTGCAAATTTTTTAGAACAAGCAAAGGTCGAAGAGGTAGACTTAGTCTGCTTTCCTGAGATGGCACTGACTGGCTATAATATCCAGCTTCTAAAATCAATAGATTTAAATGATGTAATTTTGCCTGCTCTTGATAAAATCTCTCAACTTGCAAGCAAATATTCAGTTTGTTGTATAATTGGTCATCCGTACCGCGAAGGGGAAGAGTTAAAAAACCGTGCATCGGTAATATTCCCTGATGGCAGATGCGAAAAATATGACAAGCTTCATCCAACTGAGCTTGAAAAGAAAATATTTTCTGAGGGAAAAGGTACTCTTGTTTTTGAATACAAACACAAGCGTTTTGGCATAGCCATCTGCAGAGACCAGAATTTTTATAATATATTCAAAGAATACAAAGATAGGGGATGCGACGGTGTATTTATTTTAGCTGCACACTATTACAGTCCGAAAGAAGCAAGGTGGAAGATAGATAAAAATAGAAGTATTCCTATTACAAGAGCTGTTGAAAATGGATATTATGTGTTTTTGGCAAACGCAACAGGTGCCCATCTTAACATGATAAGCCTTGGTCATAGCCTGATTGTAGATGGAAGCGGATGTATTGTATGTGAGGCTGATGAGGCAGGGGAATATCTTTTGACTGCAGAAATCTAA